Genomic window (Negativicutes bacterium):
TTTGATTTCTTTTGCCTTGATCCCATTCATTGCCTTCTTTGTTTATGTCGAACAGGGACCGCTGAAAGGCCTTTGGATGCATTACCGCCGAATCGGTTCCTCTATCACGGCGCACCTCAATGAAACGATCACCGGCATGCAGGTGATTCAGGCGTTCTCCCGTGAAAAAATCAATACCCGCAAATTTGCCGCGCTGAATGAACGGTATCGTGAATCTTACTTGAATGCGGCATTCGTGGAGCTTTTGGCCTGGCCGGTGATCGATATCACCAGTGCCGTCGCCACCGCACTGGTTTTTTTCTTTGGCTCCAAGCGGATCATCGCAGGAACTTTAAGTTTTGGCACGCTTTACGCCTTCTACACTTACCTGAATAAATTCTGGGCTCCCCTTTCCACCATCTCCAAATTTTACAGTCAATTGCTGTCTGCCAATGCTTCTGCGGAACGTGTTTTTGAATTTTTGGATTTTCCTCCCCTGGTGCAGGACCTGCCGCAGGCCATTCCCCTGCCGGCAATTCGCGGTGAAGTTGAATTCGATCATGTGACCTTTGCTTATCAGGTCGACCGTCCTGTTTTGCATGATGTTTCCTTTCTGGTCAAACCCGGCAGCAACGTCGCTTTGGTCGGTCCCACCGGCGCCGGTAAATCTACCATCATCAATCTGATCTCCCGATTTTATGACCCCACCGCAGGTGCGGTGCGGATTGACGGTCATGATTTACGGGATGTCACACTGCAGTCGCTGCGCAGTCAATTGGGAATTGTCCTGCAGGATACGTTTATTTTCTCCGGTACGATTGGTGAGAATATTCGATATGGCAAACCGGAGGCAAGCGAAGCAGAGATCGAGGCTGCGGCAAAAGCAGCTCATGCGCATGACTTTATTCAGAAAATGGAGTTGGGGTACGCTTCCGTCACGGAAGAGCGCGGCAACACACTTTCTACCGGTCAGCGCCAATTGATCGCCTTTGCCCGGGCGATTCTGGCGAATCCACGGATTTTAATCCTGGATGAAGCGACCTCCAGCATCGATACCGAAACCGAGTTGCTGATTCAGAAAGCCCTGGCGACCATCCTGAAAGACCGGACATCGTTCATCATCGCCCATCGGCTTTCCACCATACGCAATGCCGATTTGATTATGGTGATCGATCACGGCCAAATTCAGGAAGTCGGCACTCATTTGACTTTGCTGCAAAATCCAGACGGACTCTATCGCCGGCTTTATGAAACACAGTATGCGCAGCAGGAAAAAATGATCTCTGATTTTATCGTTTAGGAGGCGCGACATGGATCTCTCTCCCCTGACTACCGTCTGGTGCCCGCTGCCCGCTCCTGCAAATCTGGTAATCGTGACCGATCAGCACCAGGCTAGCCTGGCAGCCCGCTTGGCAGCGGACAACAAACCGGCTTTGGGTCGCTTCAAGCTGCTTAATTTGGATTTGCTTTGTTTGCAAACGTTGGCTGAGCTGCCGCCGCTTGGTCCTGACGATTTATTGGTAATCCTGCTTTCGGTGCCGGGATATCTGCGCGGCGCCAACCGCTTATTTCCGGCCTTTCAGAAGCCAAAGGGACTTGCCGCGAACTATGTGATGATTCGCCCCGGTATCGATGAAGCATCTTTGGCGAGCGGACTGCACACTCCGCCCGCGCAAATTTCCGCTTTGGAAGCAAACTTAAAAACAAACGCAGCCAATCGAACCATTCGGCTGACCGCACCCGGAGGAACCGATCTTACGCTGCGTACGCGGGGATTTACAGCCTTGCCTTATCGTTTTACAGAAACACAGGATTACGCCTATTTGCCTGCCGCGGAAATCTATACTGCGATCGAAGAAGAGTCAGCCAATGGTCTGATCGTCGTTGATTTGACCGTGGGAGAATTGCGCTTGCGGGCTGATTTGCTGCAGCCTTTTGGTTTGGTCCGGGAACCGTTGACCATAAAAGTCAAAAACGGCTCCATTGAACAGTTTTCCGGAGGCCTCTTTGCCGGCTTGCTGACAGAGGAATTCAGCAAATTAAACCGGAATTGTCAGTGTGTCGTGGAATTGGGATATGGTCTTTCCGTGATGCAGCCAACCGGATTGATCGGAATCGATGAAAGTATTTTAGGAACCTGCCATTTTGGGATCGGCGATAATCTGTTTTACGGTGGCTGCAACCAGGCGCCGATTCACTGGGATGTCGTTATCCGCAATCCCTCATTTCAAGTCAGTTCTGAATGAGATCAAAAGGAAACCGAAGGAGAATATGATGAGTAATTTTTTCGCTTACTTAAGCCGCATGAAATACATCAATCGCTGGAACACGATGCGCAACAGCAAAGAAGAAAACATCCAGGAGCATTCTTTGCAGGTAGCTATGATTGCACATGCCCTTGCTTTGATTAAAAACAAATATGAGCAGGCCTCACTCGATCCGGAACGTATCACGCTGTTGGCAGTCTATCATGAGGCAAGTGAGGTAATCACCGGCGACATGGCAACACCGATCAAATACTACAACGATGAAATCAGGGATGCCTACAAAAGGCTGGAACAAATGGCCAACGAACGGCTTTTCAGGATGGTTCCCGGCGCATTCAAACAGGACTATGC
Coding sequences:
- the yfbR gene encoding 5'-deoxynucleotidase; the protein is MSNFFAYLSRMKYINRWNTMRNSKEENIQEHSLQVAMIAHALALIKNKYEQASLDPERITLLAVYHEASEVITGDMATPIKYYNDEIRDAYKRLEQMANERLFRMVPGAFKQDYASLLFHTDADQESWKIVKYADKISAYLKCVEEVKAGNLEFSNAKESILHDLQRLQAPEVDYFMEHFVPGFNLSLDELNAENAVVPE
- a CDS encoding ABC transporter ATP-binding protein/permease, which translates into the protein LISFALIPFIAFFVYVEQGPLKGLWMHYRRIGSSITAHLNETITGMQVIQAFSREKINTRKFAALNERYRESYLNAAFVELLAWPVIDITSAVATALVFFFGSKRIIAGTLSFGTLYAFYTYLNKFWAPLSTISKFYSQLLSANASAERVFEFLDFPPLVQDLPQAIPLPAIRGEVEFDHVTFAYQVDRPVLHDVSFLVKPGSNVALVGPTGAGKSTIINLISRFYDPTAGAVRIDGHDLRDVTLQSLRSQLGIVLQDTFIFSGTIGENIRYGKPEASEAEIEAAAKAAHAHDFIQKMELGYASVTEERGNTLSTGQRQLIAFARAILANPRILILDEATSSIDTETELLIQKALATILKDRTSFIIAHRLSTIRNADLIMVIDHGQIQEVGTHLTLLQNPDGLYRRLYETQYAQQEKMISDFIV